The Anopheles marshallii chromosome X, idAnoMarsDA_429_01, whole genome shotgun sequence genome includes a window with the following:
- the LOC128712318 gene encoding signal transducer and transcription activator, with protein sequence MSLWARVNQLPQPILEQIRFIYGSNFPIEVRHYLADWIEERLLNAPVYTNDQEAVYEQDAANFLNQLIMELERTAINLPETNFTIKIRLNESARNFRQLFSHNPAQLYQHLMNCLHRERQCVAYPDECVNVQDPEVTEVFNAVQQLQIMVRTNENDNRNLMKEYEHLLLEVHELQKNRAQLETIENAEMRAHAHNQLAQHQKMVNDRLQLCTGKRLALVDGFRKTILITDEVQNKVLNKYLSQWKINQGFAGNGASMMSASNLDTIQAWCESLAEIIWSTKDQIRLAIKNKSKLHVEQEDVPDLLPQAMVDVTNLLKMLITNTFIIEKQPPQVMKTNTRFAATVRLLVGNTLNIKMVNPQVKVSIISEAQAQQTQQTNKASEQSCGEIMNNIGNLEYNETTKQLSVSFRNMQLKKIKRAEKKGTECVMDEKFALLFQSSFAVGHGDLVFSVWTISLPVVVIVHGNQEPQSWATITWDNAFADINRIPFQVPDKVIWNQLAEALNMKFRASTGRSLTAENMHFLCEKAFKTNLPFPVPNDLTIMWSQFCKEPIPDRSFTFWDWFYAAMKVTREHLRGPWMDGSIIGFIHKSKAEDYLLKCPRGTFLLRFSDSELGGITIAWVNEGNDGQPQILHIQPFTAKDFSTRSLSDRIRDFDDLFYLYPNKPKHEAFDRYTTPAGPPRNKNYIASEVRAVLMPGPTNNQMNSFPNTPSYNIQSPDASRDTPSSGFSMSCRTGNSVPGSTQHRYASSFEPYVQSDGITQSVMMATGGTLSGLVRPPPALSVLSTSSNCSSSTTATTGHHHHHSLMEQQQTHHSHMSILPAHSPGGGQNHHRSQPQHYEDTSLSDCGLDGTEHRMQQQLLPSVPAAFSFTGITFTDRGEQQNLPDGGASNQQRTLTQPSSSSGMTNSRAATTTTRRSGNGVESVSTSSRTTSLSSTATSASTSTAMDFAGLEELNWLDMNNNSNWIGDGSS encoded by the exons ATGTCACTGTGGGCCCGGGTAAATCAGCTGCCGCAGCCGATACTGGAGCAGATACGCTTCATCTACGGCAGCAACTTCCCGATAGAGGTGCGCCACTATCTAGCAGATTGGATCGAGGAACGATTGCT TAATGCACCGGTGTACACGAACGATCAGGAGGCGGTGTACGAGCAGGATGCGGCCAACTTTCTCAACCAGCTCATCATGGAGCTGGAACGGACGGCGATCAATCTGCCGGAGACGAACTTCACCATCAAGATCCGGCTGAATGAATCGGCTCGCAACTTCCGTCAGCTGTTCTCGCACAATCCGGCCCAGCTGTACCAGCATCTGATGAACTGTCTGCACAGGGAGCGGCAGTGTGTCGCCTATCCGGACGAGTGCGTGAATGTGCAGGACCCGGAGGTGACGGAGGTGTTCAATGCGGTGCAACAGTTGCAGATAATGGTGCGCACGAACGAGAACGACAACCGGAACCTGATGAAAGAGTACGAACAtctactgctggaggtgcacGAGCTGCAGAAGAACCGGGCACagctggaaacgatcgagaaTGCGGAGATGAGGGCGCACGCACATAACCAGCTCGCCCAGCACCAGAAGATGGTGAACGATCGGTTGCAGCTGTGCACCGGTAAGCGGCTCGCCCTGGTGGACGGGTTCAGGAAGACGATACTGATCACGGACGAGGTGCAGAACAAGGTGCTGAACAAGTACCTGTCGCAGTGGAAAATTAACCAGGGTTTCGCCGGCAACGGTGCGTCGATGATGAGCGCGAGCAATCTCGACACCATACAGGCATGGTGCGAAAGCTTGGCGGAGATCATCTGGAGCACGAAGGACCAGATACGGCTCGCGATCAAGAACAAGTCGAAGCTGCATGTGGAACAGGAGGACGTGCCGGATCTGCTGCCGCAGGCGATGGTTGATGTGACGAATCTGCTGAAGATGCTCATCACCAACACGTTCATCATCGAGAAGCAACCGCCGCAGGTGATGAAGACAAACACGCGGTTCGCCGCTACCGTGCGCCTGCTCGTCGGCAACACGCTCAACATCAAGATGGTAAACCCGCAGGTGAAGGTGTCTATCATTTCCG AGGCCCAAGCTCAGCAAACGCAACAGACCAACAAAGCTTCCGAACAGTCGTGCGGTGAAATTATGAACAACATCGGCAATCTGGAGTACAACGAAACGACCAAGCAACTGTCAGTGAGCTTCcg AAACATGCagttgaagaaaataaagcgCGCGGAAAAGAAAGGCACCGAGTGTGtgatggatgaaaaatttGCACTACTCTTCCAGTCCAGCTTTGCCGTCGGCCATGGAGATCTCGTCTTTTCA GTGTGGACTATCTCCCTTCCAGTAGTGGTGATCGTACACGGAAATCAAGAACCACAGTCATGGGCCACCATTACCTGGGACAATGCGTTCGCCGACATAAACCGCATCCCGTTCCAGGTGCCGGATAAAGTGATTTGGAACCAGCTTGCCGAAGCATTGAACATGAAGTTCCGCGCCTCGACCGGTCGTTCGCTGACGGCGGAAAATATGCACTTCCTGTGTGAGAAAGCGTTCAAAACGAACCTGCCATTCCCGGTACCGAATGACCTTACGATCATGTGGTCACAGTTTTGCAAGGAACCGATCCCGGACCGTTCGTTCACGTTCTGGGATTGGTTTTACGCGGCGATGAAGGTAACGCGCGAGCATCTGCGTGGTCCGTGGATGGACGGTAGCATCATTGGGTTCATACACAAATCCAAAGCAGAAGATTATCTGCTCAAGTGCCCGCGGGGCACCTTCCTGCTACGTTTCTCCGACAGTGAGCTCG GTGGTATTACCATTGCCTGGGTGAATGAGGGTAACGACGGTCAGCCACAGATACTGCACATTCAACCGTTTACGGCAAAGGATTTCTCCACCCGTTCGCTGTCCGATCGCATTCGCGACTTTGACGATCTCTTCTATCTGTACCCGAACAAGCCGAAGCATGAAGCGTTCGATCGGTACACGACACCGGCGGGACCACCGCGAAACAAGAACTACATCGCGTCGGAGGTGCGTGCCGTACTGATGCCCGGCCCGACCAACAACCAGATGAATAGCTTCCCGAACACCCCGTCCTACAATATTCAATCGCCAGATGCGTCGCGCGATACACCCTCGAGCGG ATTTTCCATGAGCTGTCGAACGGGCAACTCCGTACCGGGCAGTACGCAACACCGGTACGCATCCAGTTTCGAGCCGTACGTGCAGTCGGACGGTATCACCCAGTCAGTAATGATGGCAACTGGCGGTACACTGTCCGGTTTGGTACGGCCACCGCCCGCCCTGAGCGTGCTGTCGACGAGTAGTAACTGTAGCAGCAGTACTACAGCCACCACCggtcaccaccatcaccacagtTTGATggagcagcaacaaacacatcacAGCCATATGTCGATCCTGCCGGCACACAGCCCTGGCGGTGGACAGAACCATCATCGGTCGCAGCCTCAGCACTACGAGGATACGTCGCTCAGTGACTGCGGTCTCGATGGGACCGAGCACCGAATGCAGCAGCAATTGTTGCCGTCCGTACCGGCAGCGTTCTCGTTTACCGGCATTACCTTTACGGACCGTGGTGAGCAACAGAACCTACCGGACGGCGGTGCCAGTAACCAGCAGCGGACACTTACCCAACCGTCTAGCTCGTCCGGTATGACGAATAGCAGGgcagccaccaccaccacccgaagAAGTGGCAATGGTGTTGAGAGTGTGTCCACCTCCTCCCGCACAACCTCGTTATCATCCACCGCTACTAGTGCTTCCACGTCAACCGCAATGGATTTTGCCGGTTTAGAGGAACTCAACTGGTTGGAtatgaacaacaacagtaaCTGGATCGGTGACGGTTCGTCATGA
- the LOC128712085 gene encoding serine/threonine-protein kinase ULK3: protein MSETKITEYKLLERLGSGTYAIVYRAMKKTTNEILAVKVMAKSKLSHSAMDNIISEISLLKRLKHRHIVEMRDFLWDDENIYILMEYCNAGNLSSYIKQNRTLDEGTCRRFLQQLALALRYMRQNDVSHLDLKPANLLLTKESGTYTLKVGDFGFAQRLKLNQENTTVKGSPLYMAPEILLNTSYGPAADLWSVGVILYECLFGKAPYSSTSLHELAGRIHRNDPITIPGRPAISSDCRQLLTSLLQRDPARRITFEKFFDDPYLDLAHIACEENLEKAIALINRAIEKEQRQELGAAYRAYCQGLQYFVPITRAESDPTKRQHLRQRVLTYLHRAETLKQHIYANSQTMEQQQQHQATTSLNTKPPETKKAEPPSQGISGARNASGAEASTPEPGLAELARDFETIAQGLKIARDADKDASEDRLDVALDGYTTALGLLIPVLHQDIAPSQKKQLRQRIVHWMEEAEHIKSIRSAQIMQEMESTEANHYACTVQ from the exons atgagtgaaacaaaaattactgAATACAAGCTGCTTGAGCGGCTCGGTAGCGGAACGTACGCAATCGTGTACCGAGCCATGAAAAAG ACTACGAACGAGATTCTAGCGGTGAAGGTGATGGCAAAAAGTAAACTCTCACATTCGGCTATGGATAATATAATTAGTGAAATAAGCTTGCTGAAGAGGCTAAAGCACCGGCACATAGTTGAAATGCGTGACTTTCTCTGGGACGatgaaaacatttacataCTGATGGAGTACTGCAATGCCGGCAACCTGTCGTCGTACATCAAGCAGAATCGCACGCTGGACGAAGGCACCTGTCGACGGTTCCTGCAGCAGCTGGCCCTTGCCTTGCGCTATATGCGCCAGAATGATGTGAGCCATCTGGACCTGAAACCGGCCAACCTGCTGCTCACGAAAGAGTCTGGCACGTACACGCTGAAGGTAGGCGATTTTGGTTTTGCCCAGAGACTGAAGCTTAACCAGGAGAACACGACCGTGAAAGGGTCTCCGTTGTACATGGCGCCGGAAATATTGCTAAACACCTCCTACGGCCCGGCGGCCGACTTGTGGAGCGTGGGCGTGATTCTGTACGAGTGTCTGTTCGGCAAGGCACCGTACAGTTCGACCAGTCTGCACGAGCTGGCCGGTCGTATCCATCGGAACGATCCGATCACCATACCGGGTCGTCCGGCTATTTCGTCGGATTGCCGCCAGCTACTCACCAGCCTGCTGCAGCGTGATCCGGCCCGCCGCATCACGTTCGAAAAATTTTTCGACGATCCGTACCTTGATCTGGCCCACATTGCGTGTGAAGAAAATCTGGAAAAAGCGATTGCATTGATAAACCGTGCGATCGAGAAGGAACAGCGACAGGAGCTGGGTGCTGCCTACCGTGCCTATTGTCAGGGCCTTCAGTACTTTGTACCGATAACGCGCGCCGAATCTGATCCGACCAAAAGGCAGCATCTGAGGCAACGCGTCTTAACGTACCTGCACCGTGCGGAAACGCTCAAGCAGCACATTTACGCCAACAGTCAGACGatggagcaacaacaacagcaccaagcGACAACGTCACTAAATACGAAACCACCCGAAACGAAAAAGGCCGAGCCGCCTTCCCAGGGCATTTCAGGTGCGCGTAACGCTAGCGGAGCAGAGGCGAGCACACCAGAACCGGGGTTAGCGGAGCTGGCACGTGATTTTGAAACCATTGCCCAAGGGCTCAAGATTGCGCGGGATGCAGATAAGGATGCGTCCGAAGACAGGTTGGATGTCGCACTGGACGGTTACACAACCGCACTCGGTTTGCTCATACCGGTACTGCACCAGGACATTGCGCCTTCGCAAAAGAAACAGCTGCGGCAACGGATCGTACACTGGATGGAGGAAGCTGAGCACATAAAATCGATACGTTCGGCACAAATCATGCAGGAGATGGAAAGCACGGAAGCGAACCATTACGCCTGCACCGTCCAGTGA
- the LOC128712918 gene encoding splicing regulator SDE2, which yields MFSIVYCGEVLEVAAGTGFACNIPQAIECWTGLEPSDYYCTQNGRRIAVLDNGSVRPDVPLRVWERLPGGKGGFGSMLRAIGAQIEKTTNREACRDLSGRRLRDINEEKRLKAYLEKQEEAGDDERVKAERKITKLLSKPKHEFEDREYEHARSELVVASDEAIQEGMEKAISLEMAQTELELVPSATTSNLATSSESNTSLQSIRKRKYAQANGMVQAKKSASSMWLSPDELSTSSDTDEDTDCEDNDLTIGKLVAT from the exons atgttttcaattgtttacTGTGGCGAGGTTTTGGAAGTGGCAGCTGGAACTGGATTTGCGTGTAATATCCCGCAGGCAATCGAGTGTTGGACG GGTCTTGAACCGTCGGATTATTATTGTACCCAGAATGGGCGTCGTATTGCAGTGCTCGACAATGGCAGTGTTCGTCCGGATGTTCCGCTTCGCGTCTGGGAGCGGCTACCAGGTGGTAAAGGTGGTTTCGGATCGATGCTGCGGGCCATCGGTGCACAGATTGAGAAAACGACCAACCGGGAGGCCTGCCGGGATCTGAGTGGACGTCGGCTGCGTGATATAAACGAGGAAAAACGTTTGAAAGCGTACCTGGAGAAGCAAGAGGAAGCGGGTGATGACGAGCGTGTGAAGGCGGAGCGGAAGATAACGAAGCTGCTGTCCAAGCCGAAGCACGAGTTTGAGGACAGGGAGTACGAGCACGCAAGGAGTGAGTTAGTTGTGGCATCAGATGAAGCGATACAGGAGGGTATGGAGAAGGCCATCTCGCTCGAGATGGCACAAACTGAGCTGGAACTTGTACCAAGCGCAACTACAAGCAACCTGGCGACGAGTTCCGAGTCTAATACAAGTCTACAGTCCATACGGAAACGGAAGTATGCCCAAGCCAACGGAATGGTGCAAGCGAAGAAGAGCGCATCAAGCATGTGGCTGAGTCCGGATGAGTTAAGCACTTCCAGTGATACGGATGAAGATACGGACTGTGAAGATAACGACTTAACTATAGGAAAACTGGTTGCCACATAA